Proteins co-encoded in one Corylus avellana chromosome ca9, CavTom2PMs-1.0 genomic window:
- the LOC132162065 gene encoding uncharacterized protein LOC132162065, with product MVKKFTMKMSVYHVLGRSRTKLSILISTVTLAAVIFMIYGTDCINYEISAQPLPFGDREIPERTDNGGLRSSIVQVQLLSMQEESNHDHDRDLEVDDESWNLLVPPFNVREGERIAWLRQKLPKFEIFKSNNITRLFHGRVMEFFSRDCEIRFFMTWISPAGSFGRREFLAVESLFKAHPRGCLMILSRSMDSRRGNRILKPLLDRGFKVNAVTPDLPFLFKNTPAKAWFNEMERGKKDPGKIPLAQNLSNLLRLAVLYKYGGVYMDTDFILLKPLSELRNSIGAQSMDMETKRWTRLNNAVLVFDMNHPLLLRFMEEFARTFDGNKWGHNGPYMVSRVVERVGNKPGFGFAVLPPMAFYPVDWNKIGRLFKKPKNRADSKWVNAKLLQLSGETYGIHLWNRQTSRLIIEEGSVMGRLISDHCVICQQIYSS from the coding sequence ATGGTCAAGAAGTTTACAATGAAGATGTCTGTTTACCATGTGCTCGGCCGTAGCCGTACCAAGCTGTCTATCTTAATCTCCACCGTCACTCTCGCTGCCGTGATCTTCATGATCTACGGTACAGATTGCATCAACTATGAGATTTCCGCTCAGCCTCTTCCGTTTGGTGATAGAGAAATTCCCGAAAGAACTGATAATGGAGGACTGAGATCAAGTATCGTTCAAGTGCAACTGCTTTCCATGCAAGAAGAGAGTAATCATGATCATGATCGTGATCTTGAGGTTGACGATGAGAGTTGGAATCTTCTTGTTCCTCCTTTCAATGTCAGAGAAGGAGAAAGAATTGCTTGGCTGCGGCAAAAGCTGCCGAAGTTTGAGATATTCAAGTCAAACAACATTACGCGGCTTTTTCACGGTCGGGTTATGGAGTTTTTCAGCCGCGACTGCGAAATTCGGTTCTTCATGACGTGGATTTCGCCGGCGGGGTCGTTTGGACGGAGAGAGTTCTTGGCGGTAGAGAGCCTTTTCAAGGCTCACCCACGTGGATGTTTAATGATTCTCTCTAGAAGCATGGACTCTAGACGAGGTAACAGAATCCTGAAACCGTTACTTGACAGAGGGTTCAAAGTTAACGCCGTTACACCAGACTTGCCATTTCTGTTCAAGAACACGCCGGCGAAAGCTTGGTTTAACGAGATGGAGAGAGGGAAGAAGGATCCGGGGAAGATTCCGTTGGCTCAGAATCTGTCCAATTTGTTGAGGCTTGCGGTTTTGTACAAGTATGGAGGTGTTTATATGGATACGGATTTTATACTCTTAAAGCCGTTATCGGAGCTGAGGAACTCAATCGGAGCTCAGAGCATGGATATGGAGACGAAGAGGTGGACGAGGTTAAACAATGCAGTTCTTGTGTTTGACATGAATCATCCGCTTCTGCTCAGATTCATGGAGGAATTTGCGAGGACTTTTGATGGAAACAAGTGGGGGCATAACGGTCCATATATGGTTTCCAGGGTGGTTGAGAGAGTCGGAAATAAGCCGGGTTTTGGCTTCGCCGTCTTGCCGCCGATGGCCTTCTATCCGGTGGATTGGAATAAGATAGGGAGGCTTTTCAAGAAGCCGAAAAACAGGGCCGATTCCAAATGGGTAAACGCCAAGCTTCTTCAGCTAAGCGGGGAGACTTATGGGATACACCTATGGAACCGGCAAACAAGCAGATTGATAATCGAAGAGGGAAGCGTCATGGGAAGATTAATCTCAGATCACTGTGTCATTTGCCAACAGATATACAGTTCTTGA